In Erigeron canadensis isolate Cc75 chromosome 6, C_canadensis_v1, whole genome shotgun sequence, the following are encoded in one genomic region:
- the LOC122606036 gene encoding protein AGENET DOMAIN (AGD)-CONTAINING P1 — protein MRSPNSHKKKQPSSSKQTTLTFQRGELVEIVSQDDGFEGSYYAANIISSLGNNDYIIQYKTLVKEDNSGLLREVMSANNIQKLPDKIDVTDFSVGDIVDAYDKDGWWVGKIVKKSGSKYYVYFKGSGERNAYPISLLRVHQEWVDGKWVRNCCQK, from the exons ATGAGATCCCCTAACTCCCACAAG AAGAAACAACCATCATCATCTAAGCAAACAACATTAACTTTTCAAAGAGGCGAACTAGTCGAAATCGTAAGCCAAGATGACGGGTTCGAGGGATCATATTATGCAGCAAACATCATAAGTTCACTAGGAAATAATGACTACATTATCCAGTACAAAACTCTTGTCAAAGAAGACAATTCTGGGCTATTAAGAGAAGTTATGTCTGCAAACAACATCCAAAAACTTCCTGACAAGATTGATGTGACTGACTTTTCCGTTGGAGATATCGTTGATGCCTACGACAAAGACGGGTGGTGGGTCGGGAAGATTGTTAAGAAAAGTGGTTCGAAATATTATGTGTATTTTAAAGGAAGTGGTGAAAGGAATGCATACCCTATAAGTTTGTTAAGGGTTCATCAAGAATGGGTTGATGGTAAATGGGTAAGGAATTGTTGCCAGAAATAA